The Capsicum annuum cultivar UCD-10X-F1 unplaced genomic scaffold, UCD10Xv1.1 ctg61470, whole genome shotgun sequence DNA window AAAAAACGAAATCTGTTTTTATTGAATTGAACGTGTTCATTCATTTTGACTACTttagcatatttctcatactaaTTTCTAACTCGTCCGGTAGAAGAAACCTCCATTTATTCTCAGGAGAGCCTGGGGAGTTTTTAAAGCCTCCGGTAAAGCCTCCGGTAAAGACTCCGGTAAAGACTCCGGTAAAGACTCCGGGTTGATTttgttcaaaatcatataaagacAATTCCTATTTGATATAGCTATTTGTGCAAGTATTTTACGGTTAAGAAGCAACCGTCTATTGTACAGATTGTGTATTAATTTACTATAACTATGGGAGACTCCCCCTTTGCGAATTGCTGCGTTTATCCGAGTGATCCACAAACGACGAAAATCTCTCTTTTTCCTACCCCTATCCCGATCAGCCGAAACTAAAGCTCTTATTTTCTGTTGAGTAATAGTTCTAGTAAGCCTTGAATGAGCCCCTCGAAAGCTTGATGCAAATAAACGAATTTTTGTTCTACGTCTCCGAGCTATATATCCCCGTTTAATTCTGGTCATTGAATA harbors:
- the LOC107854001 gene encoding 50S ribosomal protein L20, chloroplastic-like; translation: MTRIKRGYIARRRRTKIRLFASSFRGAHSRLTRTITQQKIRALVSADRDRGRKKRDFRRLWITRINAAIRKGGVSHSYSKLIHNLYNRRLLLNRKILAQIAISNRNCLYMILNKINPESLPESLPESLPEALPEALKTPQALLRINGGFFYRTS